The sequence TGAAAATCCCTATATTTTAAAACAAGAAGGCTGGCATTATGAAATTGAAGATGTAAATGAAGAGATTCGCTATAAAGGAGTGGTATACAATGAAATGAAAGGAGCGTTCTCTTCTCCTGATTCTGTATTGGCTAGAAAGACTCAAGAAGTTTTATTTCCAGATAGTCCTTATGGAATGGAGTCCGGAGGAGATCCAGAGTATATTCCAGATTTATCCCAAGAACAATTCTTAGCTTTTCATAAAAAATATTATCATCCAGCCAATAGTTATCTTTATATTTATGGAAATGGAAATATTTTAGAATATCTTAAATTTATAGATAAAGAGTACTTAAGTAATTTTGAAAAAAAAGAAGTGGATTCTGAAATTCCTGTTCAAAAATCTTTTGATAAGCCAAAGGAGGTAGCCATTGAATATCCAATTTCTAGGGGAGAAAAAGAAAAAGATAAGACTTTTTTGTCTTTAAATTTTGTAATAGGAAAATCTACGAATGTAGAAACTTATCTGGCTTTTGATATTTTAATATATTTATTATTACAAACATCTTCTGCACCTTTAAAAAGAGCATTGATAGATGCAGATTTAGGGAAAGATGTAACGGGATTTTTTGAAAACAGTATTCTTCAGCCTATTTTTAGTATTATAGTGAAAAATTCTAATCCAGAAAAGAAAGAAAAATTTCAAACAGTTGTATTTGAAACTCTTGAAAAACTAGTAAAAGAAGGAATAGATAAAAAATTAATTGAAGCTGCAATTAATAGATATGAGTTTAATTTACGTGAAGCCGATTATGGCTCTTATCCAAAGGGATTAATGTATGCAATTCAAATGATGGATAGCTGGCTTTATGATGCTGATCCTGTAGTACATTTAGAATATGAAGAAACCTTGAAAAAAGTAAAAAAAGCTCTTACTACTAATTATTTTGAGAATATGATTGAAAAATATTTATTAAATAATAATCATTGTGCTTTAATATTATTAAAACCAAAAAAGGGATTAGCAGAAGAAAGGGAAAAAGCTACTCGTGAAAAGTTAGCAAAATTTAAAGAGAGCCTTTCTAAAGAAGAAATAAAGAAATTAGTTCAGGAAACAATGGCTCTAAGAAAGCGACAGATGACTCCAGATTCTCCAGAGCAGCTAAATACTATTCCTCTTCTCAATATTGAAGATATTAATCCAAATGTGGAAAAGTTGCCATTAGAAGAAAAAAAAGAAGAAGACACTGATATTTTATTTCATCCTTTATTCACCAATGGAATTGCCTATGTAAATTTATATTTTGATACCAATATTATTCCGCAAAAGCTTATACCATATATTTCACTGCTTTCTCAATTATTAGGAAAATTAAGTACAGAAAAATATAATTATGAAGATTTAAGCAATGAGATCAATGCCAATACAGGGGGAATACAATTTAGTACAGAAGCATTCGAAGAAAACGGTAGTGATGAACAATATTATCCAAAATTTATTATAAAATCTAAGGCTTTGGTAGATAAATTACCTAAATTACATTCTTTAATAGCAGAAATAATGCTTCATACAAAATTTTCTGAAGAAAAACGTCTTAAGCAGATTATTCAAGAGAGTAAGTCTAAAATAGAGAGGATCATGCAAAATTCTGGACATTTAGTAGTTGTGAGAAGACTATATTCTTATTTTTCTCCAACAGGACATTATCTTGAATTATTAAATGGAATAGAGTATTATAAGTTTTTAGTAGATTTAGAAGAAAATTTTGATAATAAAAAATTAGAAATAAAAGAAAATTTAATGAAAGTTTCTCAATTGATTTTTAATAAAAATCAATTACTTATTAGTATTACTGCTGAAGAAAAGGATTATAATAAGTTTATTCAAAAATTACCTACTCTAATTCAACAATTAAATATACAAAACAATAATTCTGTAGAGTATCGATTTGACTTTAAAGCGAAGAATGAAGGATTAATGACTTCTAGTGAAGTTCAATATGTGGGAAAGGGATATAACTTTAAAAAATTAGGTCATTCTTATACAGGTTCTTTACAAGTATTAAAGACTATTTTAAGTTATGATCATTTATGGAATCGGATTCGTGTTCAAGGAGGAGCTTATGGCGCTTTCTTTAATGCAGGAAGAGATGGAAATATTTATTTTGTTTCTTATAGAGATCCTAATTTAATAGAGACATTAAAAGCGTATGATGCTACATCTAAATATTTAAAAAATTTTGATGTAGATGAAAGAGAGATGAGGAAGTATATTATTGGAACCATTAGTGGATTAGATACTCCTCTTACTCCTGCTGCTAAGGGAGAACTTGCTACTTCAAGATATATTAGACACATAAAATATGAAGATATTCAAAGAGAAAGAAGAGAAGTATTAAATGCTACTAAAGAAGATATTCGAAATACTTCTTACTTAATTAAAGACGTATTAGATCAAAATTATTTTTGTATTATGGGAAATGAGGATAAGATTATGAGTCATAAGGAAATATTTAATGATTTAATTCCTCTTTTTGAATAGAGATATGAAAAAATAGAAATAGGATTTTCCTATTTCTATTTTTAATAAAGTAGATTATAAAATTTGTTTTAGATAGGAGTAGTTCTATACATGCCTTATGCGTATATAGTCAAATGTAATGATGGTACTTATTATACAGGATGGACTACAGATCTCCAAAAAAGAATGGCTACACATAATAAAGGGAAAGGTGCAAAATATACTTATTGTCGCCTGCCAGTAAAATTAATTTATTGGGAATGGAAAGAAAATAGAAGTCAAGCTCAAAGCCGAGAAGTTTTTATAAAAAAACTTAGTAGACAACAGAAAGAAAAATTAATAAAAGAATTTCAAAAAACAAGATCAAAAGATAATAACAAATTAGATGAGAGTGTAAAGGATACCAAACCATAAAGAACTGACTGAAGTGAGTTCTTTATGGTTTGGTAATAAACATTTGAGTTATAGTGATTCCTAATCCATTATTTATAATCCCAATTCCAATATGGGTATAGTTGGGATTTAGAATATTTTTTCTATGCTCTTCAGAATTTATAAGTGTATTATGAGCGTCTATTACTGTAGAATGAATAGCAATATTTTCTCCAGCTGCTTTAAAGTTTATATCAAAATCTTTCATCATAGTAAAAGGACTTCCATGTTTTTTACTATTTTACATGGTAATTTTTGTAATATAATTTAAATATTAAAACTTATTTTTCTGTAAATACTAGAATTTAGAAGTATTTTTATTTTAAGATAGATGATTTTTTTTATTAATTATTGACATAGATATTATAATTATGATATTCTTAAAATGAATTCCGAGTTGTATACTAGGAATTGAGAAAAGAGGTGATTGAATTGAAACTTTCCACAAAAGGTAGATATGGAGTAACAGCTATGTTTGATTTAGCGGTTCGGGATGGGCAGGGACCTATTTCTATTAAAGAGATTTCTGATAGACAAGGGATTTCAGAACCTTATTTAGAACAATTATTTTCTAGTTTAAGAAAATCAGGATTGGTTACTAGTATTCGTGGTGCTCAAGGAGGATATATTCTAGCACGTCATCCTAAGGATATTACAGTTGGAGAAGTGATTCGAGTATTAGAAGGACCTATTGCACCTACAGATTGTGTATTAGAGGAAGATCCTGTTTTATGTAAGAAATCTGATATTTGTGTTACAAGAGAGATATGGGCTGAAATTAGAGATAGTATTAGTAAGGTTATAGATAATATTACTTTACTTGAT is a genomic window of Garciella nitratireducens DSM 15102 containing:
- a CDS encoding CAP domain-containing protein; amino-acid sequence: MKDFDINFKAAGENIAIHSTVIDAHNTLINSEEHRKNILNPNYTHIGIGIINNGLGITITQMFITKP
- a CDS encoding RrF2 family transcriptional regulator — its product is MKLSTKGRYGVTAMFDLAVRDGQGPISIKEISDRQGISEPYLEQLFSSLRKSGLVTSIRGAQGGYILARHPKDITVGEVIRVLEGPIAPTDCVLEEDPVLCKKSDICVTREIWAEIRDSISKVIDNITLLDMVEKYKQKLSNDAYMFYI
- a CDS encoding GIY-YIG nuclease family protein is translated as MPYAYIVKCNDGTYYTGWTTDLQKRMATHNKGKGAKYTYCRLPVKLIYWEWKENRSQAQSREVFIKKLSRQQKEKLIKEFQKTRSKDNNKLDESVKDTKP
- a CDS encoding insulinase family protein — protein: MQLKVGENYYGFKLISQKEIKEVNGVGRLFIHEKSGAQLYHIENKDDNKVFSISFRTPPEDSTGVSHILEHSVLCGSRKFPIKEPFVELAKGSLNTFLNAMTFPDKTMYPIASQNEKDFLNLMDVYLDAVFYPNIYENPYILKQEGWHYEIEDVNEEIRYKGVVYNEMKGAFSSPDSVLARKTQEVLFPDSPYGMESGGDPEYIPDLSQEQFLAFHKKYYHPANSYLYIYGNGNILEYLKFIDKEYLSNFEKKEVDSEIPVQKSFDKPKEVAIEYPISRGEKEKDKTFLSLNFVIGKSTNVETYLAFDILIYLLLQTSSAPLKRALIDADLGKDVTGFFENSILQPIFSIIVKNSNPEKKEKFQTVVFETLEKLVKEGIDKKLIEAAINRYEFNLREADYGSYPKGLMYAIQMMDSWLYDADPVVHLEYEETLKKVKKALTTNYFENMIEKYLLNNNHCALILLKPKKGLAEEREKATREKLAKFKESLSKEEIKKLVQETMALRKRQMTPDSPEQLNTIPLLNIEDINPNVEKLPLEEKKEEDTDILFHPLFTNGIAYVNLYFDTNIIPQKLIPYISLLSQLLGKLSTEKYNYEDLSNEINANTGGIQFSTEAFEENGSDEQYYPKFIIKSKALVDKLPKLHSLIAEIMLHTKFSEEKRLKQIIQESKSKIERIMQNSGHLVVVRRLYSYFSPTGHYLELLNGIEYYKFLVDLEENFDNKKLEIKENLMKVSQLIFNKNQLLISITAEEKDYNKFIQKLPTLIQQLNIQNNNSVEYRFDFKAKNEGLMTSSEVQYVGKGYNFKKLGHSYTGSLQVLKTILSYDHLWNRIRVQGGAYGAFFNAGRDGNIYFVSYRDPNLIETLKAYDATSKYLKNFDVDEREMRKYIIGTISGLDTPLTPAAKGELATSRYIRHIKYEDIQRERREVLNATKEDIRNTSYLIKDVLDQNYFCIMGNEDKIMSHKEIFNDLIPLFE